One Acanthochromis polyacanthus isolate Apoly-LR-REF ecotype Palm Island chromosome 6, KAUST_Apoly_ChrSc, whole genome shotgun sequence DNA segment encodes these proteins:
- the LOC110969134 gene encoding solute carrier family 35 member E2A-like: MPGSRQTAHHPLWRLLSPFRTRQERVVLARSESLPGEQVLKITVTETTVIEAESGVWNWRSLIYLGLWYFFSFCTLFLNKYILSLLEGEPSMLGAVQMLSTTVIGCLKMFVPCCLYQHKSRSEYPPNFIMIMLFVGLMRFTTVVLGLVSLKNVAVSFAETVKSSAPIFTVIMSRLILGEYTGLWVNLSLFPVMAGLALCTATEISFNMLGFSAALSTNIMDCLQNVFSKKLLSGDTYRFSPPELQFYTSAAAIIMLIPAWVFLLDIPVTGKSGQSFILSQDIILLLLFDGCLFHLQSVTAYALMGRISPVTFSVASTVKHALSVWLSIIVFSNQITILSAAGTVLVFIGVFLYNKARQIQRETLQAMAAEQRSENQKPLLQDEDFQASDSR, encoded by the exons ATGCCAGGCAGCAGGCAGACCGCTCACCACCCACTATGGCGTCTCCTGTCACCGTTCCGTACCCGGCAGGAGCGGGTGGTCCTGGCCCGCAGTGAGAGCCTGCCAGGGGAGCAGGTGCTGAAGATCACGGTCACAGAGACCACGGTGATCGAGGCAGAGTCTGGGGTCTGGAACTGGCGCTCCCTGATCTACCTGGGCCTCTGGTACTTCTTCAGCTTCTGCACTCTGTTCCTCAACAAATACATCTTATCGCTGCTGGAGGGGGAACCCAGCATGCTGG GTGCTGTTCAGATGCTCTCCACCACCGTCATCGGCTGTCTGAAGATGTTTGTCCCCTGTTGCCTGTATCAGCACAAGTCCAGATCAGAATATCCCCCCAACTTTATCATGATCATGCTGTTTGTTGGACTCATGAG GTTCACCACTGTGGTTCTGGGCTTAGTGAGTCTGAAGAATGTTGCAGTGTCGTTCGCTGAGACAGTGAAGAGCTCAGCACCCATTTTTACCGTCATCATGTCCAGGCTGATCCTTGGGGAatacacag GGCTGTGGGTAAACCTGTCCCTGTTCCCAGTCATGGCTGGCCTGGCCCTCTGCACAGCCACTGAGATCAGCTTCAACATGCTTGGCTTCTCTGCAGCACTCTCCACCAACATCATGGACTG CTTGCAGAACGTATTCTCCAAAAAACTGCTAAGTGGAGACACATACAGATTCAG TCCTCCAGAGTTGCAGTTCTATACCAGTGCCGCAGCAATCATTATGCTTATACCTGCCTGGGTGTTCCTCTTG GACATTCCAGTGACTGGGAAGAGTGGACAGAGCTTCATCTTAAGTCAAGACATTATCTTGTTGCTGCTTTTCGATGGTTGCCTGTTTCACCTGCAGAGTGTCACTGCCTATGCTCTCATGGGACGGATATCCCCTGTTACCTTCAG TGTTGCCAGTACTGTTAAGCACGCCCTGTCTGTGTGGCTGAGTATCATCGTGTTCAGCAACCAAATCACAATCCTCAGTGCCGCCGGCACCGTCCTCGTCTTCATCGGAGTCTTCTTGTACAACAAGGCCAGGCAGATCCAGAGGGAAACCTTGCAGGCTATGGCTGCCGAGCAGAGAAGCGAGAATCAGAAACCACTACTgcaggatgaggacttccaggCCTCTGATTCTCGCTAG